The genome window TTGATTTTATGACTGCGCCACTTAAGGCTGTATTGCCAGATAATAGCAACATCATATTTACCCAAGTAGCTGAACCGTTTTTTACAGCGATGAAAGTAGCATTTTTTGCTGGGCTTTTGCTTGCATTGCCTATAATTTTTTGGCAGTTTTGGCTTTTTGTCGCTCCAGGACTATATGAAAATGAAAAAAAATATATAATTCCATTTGTGCTAAGCGCTACAGTAATGTTTGCTGTAGGAGCTGCATTTTGCTACTACTTTGTAGTACCAGTTGGTTTTTCATTTCTTATTAATTTTGGTGGAACATTATTTCAAGCACTTCCTAGCATTGGTGATTATGTAGGATTTTTTACTAAAATCGTAGTTGCGTTTGGAATTAGCTTTGAGCTACCAGTTGTTACATTTTTTTTAGCTAAGATTGGTATGATTACTGATGAGAGTTTGAAGAGATTTTTTAGATATGCTGTGGTTGGGATTTTTATTTTTGCAGCGATTATGACTCCACCAGATGTGCTTAGTCAATTTATGCTAGCTATTCCATTAATTGGATTATATTCTTTATCAATTTTAATAGCTAAAATGGTAAATCCAGCACCAAAAGATGAAGATGAAGAAGAAATTGATGATGAAAAATAATATATTTGATCTAGATAGCTATGATTATGAGCTTCCCTCTAGCTTAATCGCATCATCTCCAGCTAATCCAAAAGAGAGCGCTAATTTATTAGTATATGAACGCTCTAGTAATAAAATAACGCATACTAAATTTGGTAATTTGATGGAATTTTTACCAGATTGCGATATTATTTTTAATGATACTAAAGTTATCAAAGCTAGAATCTATGGCAAAAAATCAAGTGGTGGAGCTGTAGAATTATTATTAAATCAACCTTTAGGTCAAGGTAAATTTAGCACTTTAATTAAAGGTCGAGTAAAGGCTGGGACAATTTTAGAATTTGACAATAGGCTAAGTTGTGAAGTTATAGAGCTTTTAGATGAGTATAGAATTGTAAAATTTTATCAAAATAATAGATTAGTTGATACTACTTGTTTATATCAAATTTTAAATACAATCGGACATGTCCCACTTCCACCATATATCAAAAGAGAAGATCAAAAAAGCGATGAGATATGGTATCAAAGTATTTTTGCTAAAAATGATGGCGCCGTAGCTGCACCAACTGCTAGTCTTCACTTTAGTCCTCAAATGATTCAAAATCTAAAAAGCAAACACAATATCTCATACATCACTCTTCATGTAGGAGCTGGAACATTTAAAGGTGTTGAAGTTAGCGATATTAGAGAGCATAAAATGCATAGCGAGATCTATACTATAAGCGATGAGGCGATAAATACTATAAATAGCAATAAGCCTATTCTTGGCGTAGGAACGACAGTTACAAGATGTATTGAATACTTTTATAGAACTGGAGTAAAAGATGGTTTATGTGATCTATTTTTACATCCAGCTAATCCACCCCAAAGACAAAACTATCTATTAACTAATTTCCACTTGCCAAAATCAACGCTAATTATGCTAGTAGCAAGTTTTGTAGGCTTAGAAAATGTCAAACAAATTTACAAACAAGCCATAGAAAAAAATTATAAATTCTACTCTTATGGCGATGCGATGTTGGTGATATAATGAGAGCTTTATTTTTACTTTTTATAGCAGATTTGTTATTAGCTAGTGAGGCAATTGGTATAGAAGGATATATAGCATCTAGTATTTTATTTTTCTTAATTGTTCTTTTAATTGCCATTAATAACAATTCAGTAGAGAATAAAAGCCAAAAACTGATTCGAACATCAAATAAAAGCTTAGCTAAATTAAATTTAATATTTTTTCAAAATAGAGTAGAAAATGGAGATATTGTAGAGCGTTTAGAGCTATTTTTTAAAGTGCTTCACTCAAAATCTTCTCAAAATCAAAACTCGATAATTTTTAGCTATCCACCAAAAGAGGCAAGATATTTTAGTGCTAATTTTAAAGCTATCACAAATGCAACTCATAATATATTAAGTTTTGTCAATAAAAGTGTGAATAATAGCTCAATCTTGCTATCTATAAAACCTACCAAAAATCCAAATGAATATCAAGTTTTAATCAAAACATCGGCGCATATGAATAGTAGCGAGATTAAAAAAGCGCTTGAGAATAAAAATAAAAATATCAATTATAAATTTCTCTCTATAGCTTCAAATTATGTTGAGCTAATTGGTTCAAAAATTGAATTTAACATCAAAGCCAATAACTCAATATTTTCATTTAATATCATAATGCATCAATTAAGCCAACCACAAACAATAGAGATAACAACGCAAAAAAATGCATTAGTTGCATATGAGAGTCAGACTGGATTTTTTACTATTGTAGCTCAATTAAGTGCTTATGGAGTATCTACTCAACCAGAATCAAGCTGGGAAAGTGTCAAAAATCATATAACAGATATGCTATATAAACCAAATTTTTTATTTATACAGGCTAAAATACTTAAAAAACTACCATATAGTGAATTAAATTTAATAAAAGAGTGGCAAAAAATTAAAGGATTTAAAATCATAACTATTAGTGATAATGAATACTATGATGAAGTAGCCAGTAGTTTTGGCGATGCAATTTTATATCAGCCATACACTACTGATGAACTATCTAGCTTAATAGAGTAAGCTTACTCCATCTCTAAACGCATAAGATACATATCCTCGCCACTAATAACATCTAGTGAGTTTGAACCACATTTTGGACAAAGAAACTCATTTTCTAAAAGCACACTTTGAGCACCACACTCGTTGCATTTAATCGTAATATCTTTTGAATGAATTATAAGCTTAGCATCTGAACAGATTGTATCTGCTTTAAAAGCATCAAAAGCACTTTGTAAATAGTGCGCTTCTACCCCACTTAATCTTCCTATCTCAATCTCTACTTTATTTATCTTTGTAGCGTTGTGCTTCATAGCATTTGTCTCACACAATTTAAATAGATCTTGGACTATAGCTAGTTCATGCATTGGCTCTCCTTTTAGCAAATTCTAGGCAACAGCTCACCCTTTGGTGGCTCCATAAATCTAGATGCTCCATAGCTATTTTGTATAATTACATTACCTTTATTACTATCTAAAATCTCGCCAATAGTATTTGCATTTGAGTCAAATTCTCTTAAAATCTCAAGCGCTTTAATCTCATCTTTAGGATCAATAGCTAAAACAAAGGTTCCCTCATTTGCCAACTCATATGGCTCAAACCCAAGCATCTCGCAAATTCCCATAACCTCATCACTTACAGCGATATTTTCCTCATTGATTTTAATATCATACCCACAAGCTTTTGCCCACTCATTTAAGACTGCTGAGAGTCCGCCACGAGTAGCATCTCTCATAGAAAAAGGTTCAATTCCGGCTTTAAATAGTGCTTCAATTACAGAATTTAAAGGCTTACAATCGCTTTGTAAATCACTTTGGAGTCTTAACTCATTTCTACTTGCTAGTATTACAGCTCCATGCCTACCAACATCACCGCTTAATAAAATTTTAGCTCCAATTTTTAAATTTTCTACCTTAGCTTCTTTAATAATCTGGCCAACTCCTGAAGTGTTTATAAAAATCTTATCACAACTTCCTTTGCTAACTACCTTAGTATCGCCACATACTATGCTAACTCTTGCGATATCAGCACTGCTTTTGATACTTTCTAAAATCTCTTTAAGCTCAGCGATATCTAGTCCCTCTTCGATAATCAACGCACAGCTAAGATATTTAGGCTTAGCTCCCACCATAGCTAGATCATTTACAGTACCACAAACTGCAATTTTACCAATATCTCCACCAGCAAATTT of Campylobacter vicugnae contains these proteins:
- the tatC gene encoding twin-arginine translocase subunit TatC — its product is MFEDLRPHLIELRKRLLISALSVIVCFIICFNFWAPLLDFMTAPLKAVLPDNSNIIFTQVAEPFFTAMKVAFFAGLLLALPIIFWQFWLFVAPGLYENEKKYIIPFVLSATVMFAVGAAFCYYFVVPVGFSFLINFGGTLFQALPSIGDYVGFFTKIVVAFGISFELPVVTFFLAKIGMITDESLKRFFRYAVVGIFIFAAIMTPPDVLSQFMLAIPLIGLYSLSILIAKMVNPAPKDEDEEEIDDEK
- the queA gene encoding tRNA preQ1(34) S-adenosylmethionine ribosyltransferase-isomerase QueA, coding for MKKKLMMKNNIFDLDSYDYELPSSLIASSPANPKESANLLVYERSSNKITHTKFGNLMEFLPDCDIIFNDTKVIKARIYGKKSSGGAVELLLNQPLGQGKFSTLIKGRVKAGTILEFDNRLSCEVIELLDEYRIVKFYQNNRLVDTTCLYQILNTIGHVPLPPYIKREDQKSDEIWYQSIFAKNDGAVAAPTASLHFSPQMIQNLKSKHNISYITLHVGAGTFKGVEVSDIREHKMHSEIYTISDEAINTINSNKPILGVGTTVTRCIEYFYRTGVKDGLCDLFLHPANPPQRQNYLLTNFHLPKSTLIMLVASFVGLENVKQIYKQAIEKNYKFYSYGDAMLVI
- the hypA gene encoding hydrogenase maturation nickel metallochaperone HypA, whose amino-acid sequence is MHELAIVQDLFKLCETNAMKHNATKINKVEIEIGRLSGVEAHYLQSAFDAFKADTICSDAKLIIHSKDITIKCNECGAQSVLLENEFLCPKCGSNSLDVISGEDMYLMRLEME
- the hypE gene encoding hydrogenase expression/formation protein HypE, whose amino-acid sequence is MQKIMLAHGGGGQEMNDLINGLIFKTFNNEILSQNNDSAILNLSGKLAFSTDSFVVSPIKFAGGDIGKIAVCGTVNDLAMVGAKPKYLSCALIIEEGLDIAELKEILESIKSSADIARVSIVCGDTKVVSKGSCDKIFINTSGVGQIIKEAKVENLKIGAKILLSGDVGRHGAVILASRNELRLQSDLQSDCKPLNSVIEALFKAGIEPFSMRDATRGGLSAVLNEWAKACGYDIKINEENIAVSDEVMGICEMLGFEPYELANEGTFVLAIDPKDEIKALEILREFDSNANTIGEILDSNKGNVIIQNSYGASRFMEPPKGELLPRIC